Part of the Salvelinus sp. IW2-2015 linkage group LG7, ASM291031v2, whole genome shotgun sequence genome, TACTATTTAGTTGTAGTGCTATTATTTCCACAGAGCAAAGCAAAGATACATTTGTGTCGTGTTCTGAAGAGTCTTTGATGTTTTGTTTGTCCTTACTGATTGAGTTAACCCACTAAACCACCTGACAGTGATTGAGCAATTGGATccttgcagtggtgtaaagtacttaagtaaaaatattaaCAACTGCTTAAGCAGTTTtcaggtatctgtactttactatttacatttttgccaaattttacttcactacattcctatagaaaagaatgtactttttactccatacattttccctgacacccaaaagtagtcgttacatttttacaggaaaatgttccaattcTCAAGAAAACATACCTGGTCATCTCTtctaaacacaaatgtttagtttgtaaatgatgttggcgtgtgcccctggctatctgtaaataaaacaaGACAATTATGCCATCTTGTTTGCTATAaggattttgaaatgatttagacttttactgttgatacttaagtatatttgagtaaTTACTTTGGATACTTATAtttgaaaccaaatacttttagacttttactgaagtagtatcctactgggtgactttcacttttctattaaggtatctttacttttactcaagtatgacaattgagtacYgtattttttccaccactggatccTTATTTGAATTGTGATTTAAGAACCACGAGCCAATACTTTCTAAGTCTAATGCCACGTCACTCATACTCCTTAACATGTAGCAATAATATATCTGTGGCTTGATTTGATGCTTTGCATCACTCACCAGTCATTCATGACCAAGAAGTAAGAACCCTGACCCTATTTCTCTGAAGATTCTCTGTTGATATGGTTGatttgaacatttttattttagggTAACAGGGCTTGGGTCTTTACTGTTTATTTTGTAATGTTGGGCCATGTTATACTGACACCTTGTGGTACTAATCTGTAATGTACAGAATTATCTCTTTTTYAAAGGTTCTCTGAATGTAGATGGGTGGAGGCTGAATAGAAAACCACAGTGATTGATGCCAGCGTCTGCCCACACATTGGCACAAGCCTAGTTAACCTCAGCCATATGCTTGGCAAGCATTTGGAGATTGACATATTAGGCATTTTCTGACTGACTCAGTACTGCAACTAAGCACAAACTGAGTGTGTGAAGGATACAATTAACATATTTCTTCTCCTGTTCTGGGCTCTGAGTCAACCCTAAATTACTAGTACTCTGTGATATGATACTGAAGACAACCATTTCTATAATGATTTTATTTACATCTGCTGACTGAGTGTATTGTTACAGCTCTGGTTCCATGGATGAAACAATAATAGACCTAACCTTGTTTCCATAGGAAATGGCTAAACACatccaggaagaggaggagctgagGGTCAGACAGAGGAGCAGTGGGCAGGAAAGCCTCCGTGATGGTACAGTCACACTTAGTATCTGTTGCTTCACTATAGAAGAAAATAAACTGTCACTATTGTTTTGTTTGGGCCTCAAACAAGATTTCCAATTATTCCTAGGCATGACAATACTTTATAATCTAACAGTGTACTTTCAGGGTCATTTGCTTTAGGGTTATTTTTTATCATCTCCTATCTGTGGTTTCTTCTCTTTTATTCTTGAAATAATATCTAATGGTGACAAAGGTTGGTTGAATGATTGCTTTGGTGTAAATCATACTTTGGGTGGTACCTGCTATTCTGACMTGTCCTCTTGATTTTATGTTACTTCTCAATGCTTTTTCACCATGGTTGGTRTGCATACTGTTTCTTTTATGATCATAACAAGGACAAAATATGGCACAGAAGGACTTGAAATCCTAATCAACTCTGGACTCTTAAAGTCTGATGAACCCTGATGATCAAGCCCTCCACACCTGGGTCATTGTAGCCGGATTGTACCTGTGGGCAAACGGGGATACCTagccagttgcacaactgaatgcattcaaccaaaatgtgtcttccgcatttaacccaacccctctggatcagagaggtgcggggggctgctttATTCAACGCCCACGTCATCAGCGCCCAGGGAACAGGTGTTGTGAgttaactgtcttgctcaagggcagaaggGCAATTTTTTTctaccttgccagctcagggattcaaactagcgacctttcggttactggcccagtgctcttaaccactaggctacctgcgtagTAGGTGTAGAGCTGAAGTTACTTGGAGACTGAGCTCTAATTTAATCCTGCTTTGCTCTGCTTTGCTCTGCATGCTTGAcagcctgtcctcctcctcctcagccggACATTCCAATCTGCATCCACTTGACTCCACAGGTTTCCTGGCAGCCTTATCACTCTGGCAATCACTTGGCTCTAGCGATCTTGTTAATAACATGGACCAtggcactgtgtgtgttgtgttttgtctgtcaagcttttatttaaatgttcacTTATAGATAAATAATCTAGGATAATTTAATGACATGCCTCTGAgccaaatattttaaaaaaaaatatgacaaaatgGCATGTCTAGCATGGTCCCTTGTATATTGACATGAACCCTGTGTTAGCCTGGCACCATTCACTGTGCCTGTCTAATATAAACCATTAACACCCACACTCACCTGCTTTTGTGTTTGCATGTTTGGCTTGATTAAAGACTGTACCAGCGTCCGTGGCTCTCCCTCGTCATGCCCACGCCAGCCTGCTCTCAACACCAGCCCTAGCCAGGGAGAAGGGCTGCACCATCAGCCTGCTACCAGCAGGTGGCAATGTTCCACCTCTAACACACAGCCACAGTCACACTCTACTGCTGAGCCTCTGTATGAGACCCACAGGTCAGCAGGACAGAATAACAGAACACAATCATCACATAATGGACACTCTAATCCGCCTAGACTCATCAGAAACTACCTCCAATGCCCTCCACCTGACTATTTGAGTGATGAAGGCTCAGAGGACACAGACACTGTTTTCYCTGAACACCTCCCTCCATCCCGGCCCTGTAGACTGGAGAAATGGCTCAATACTGCCCCTAGTGGTCGCCAGGCTTCTGTGTACCAACCACCGGAGAGGAGTTACAGGAGTCTCGGCAGTCCCATCAGCTCCAGAGAAGAGCGCAGCAGGTTGTGGGAGAGGGGAAGTGGAACAAGGGAGGAAAGGCATAGGGGGAGTTGTCAGGACAGGGATAGGGGGGTTAAGGAGAAGAGGGCTAAGATTTGGGATAAGAATCCCAGGGCAAAGCATGACTGGGGTTATGACAGGGACCCCAGGTCAGAGGGGAGAGGGTGGCGCTACATCAGTAGTACTAATGACTCTGCCAGAGGGCTGCAGGATAGAGACCGAGACAGGGTTAGGAGGAGGTGCACCTACAGAGAAACCAGCGACAACAAACAAGTCCGCTTCCAGGACGATGCCAGCAGGCATTGTTCTAGTTACCATGACGACAGCAGGCGCGCAGTGAATGTATGGGAGCTGATTGCCCATGACTTAAGAGAGAGGGGTGTGGCCGTGAGGCAGAGCTTCCACGGGGGGTCAAGGTCACGGGGGGTCAGAGACGGCCAAGTGCATAATGCGGAAAATGCCGTTGCCCACATTGACTCTCAACATCAACAGAGAGCTTTTCTAAGAGCTGTCCCCACCAGGCGTAGTTACCATGGAGATGtcggggaaagaaagagagcctCACAAAGAGAAGGCTACAGtaaccaaggccatggaggagagggagaaagaatccTTGAAAACCTGACCATAGTGGAGGGTAGTGGGACTGAGGTCAATGTTGAacacagcagagggagaggggggaggaggagtagTGGAGACCCTAGGAACAGGGTCAGCTCAGGTGGGGAccaggagagggagggcagggatGATAGGCATCACCATAGTGAGCGCAGGGTGAGGAGTGCAAGTGATCGCCAGCATGGGCATAAGCAGGAGGAGCAGAACagctcagaggaggaggaggagagaccccTGCGGAGAGTCCACCATCTCAGCCAAAGCTTCTGCAGCAGAGGGGCCTCCATCAGGGCCAGATCTAGGCACACCTCCAGAGCAGGTAACACCCTGAGCTGCTGGTACCTCAGCACTCTGAACACAGACCTGCAGGGGAGGCGGCTACTGTACTCTTTACCCAAAGCTTCCCAACAACCTCTCTGTGTGTACATCTACTCCTCTTCACGTCCTCCCTCCTTCAACAATCAAATCTGGAAAAATCTACTCATCTTGGTTTCCTTGTGTTTAAGGGAGGGGCCTCAATCTTTTTATTTCTCTCAGAAATCAGATTTTTCTTTTGTATTCATTCTGATGGTCTGGGAAATACCTTAATCTGGATTTCCCTCATTTTATATAGACTAGCTGCTCTTCAACCCCTCTCCATCCTTCATCTTTGTCCTCTCTTGAAATGATCCAAGAGATGATTGTTGTTCTTCTTGATGAACCTATTTTATTCTTAAATAAagattttgtcacatacacgggATAGGTGAAGTGAGATGTTGTTCTgtagggtcagccatagtagtgtGACGCACCTGGAGCAAAATAGGGTTAAGGCCTTGCTCACTTTTCATCTTGACAGCAcgggtatttgaaccagcaacctttcagttcctcGCCCAACGCTATCTGCTAGGCTTACCTGCTACCCCAGACCTGTCTTCCAGCACATGTGCTGTATGATTTGCAGTATGTTTCTTTTctttaaatacactgaacaaaaatataaacgcagcatgtaaagtgttggtcccatgtttcataagatgaaataaaatatcccagatatTGTACATGCGCACAATAAGCATATTTCTCTAAAacgtctctgttagtgagcatttctcctttgccaagataatccatccacctgacaggtgtggcatgaaACAGCATGRtccttacacaggtgcaccttgtcctgggaacaataaaaggccagtctaaaatgtgcagttttgtcacacaacaaaatgccacatatgtctcaagttttaagggagagtgcaattggcaggctgactgcaggaatgtccaccagagctgttgccagagaattgaatgttcatttctctaccataagccgcctccaacgtcgtattACAGGGAGtatgtccaaacggcctcacaaccacagaccccatgtaaccacgccagcccaggaccttcacatccggcttcttcacctgcggatcgtctgagaccagccacctggacagctgatgaaactgtgggtttgcacaaccaaaaagtttctgacagtttgtgcagaaattctcagggaagctcatctgcgtactCGTTGTCCACACCAGgtttttgacctgactgcagtttggcgtcagaACCGACTTCTGTGGGcaaatggtatgggcaggcatgagctagggacaacgaacacaattgtatttaatcaatggcaatttgaatgcacagagataccgtgatgagatcctgacgcccattgtcatgccattcatctgccgccatcacctcatgtttcagcatgataatgcactgcctcatgtcgtaaggatctgtacacaattcctggaagctaaaaatgtcccagttctttcatgacctgcatactcaccatttGAGAATGTTTGgcatgctctggattgacgtttacgacagcgtgttccagttccgccaatatccaggaacttcgcacagccatggAAGAGGAGTATGActgcattccacaggccacaatcaacagcctgatcacctctatgtgaaggagatgtcacaatgagtcacaccagatactgactggttttctgatccactcccctacttcattattattatttttttaaggcatctgtgaccaaccgctgcatatctgtattcccagtcatgtgaaagccacagattagggcctaatgaattgatttcaattgactgagttccttatatgaaccgtaactcagtcaacaacaaaaaaaattgttgcatgttgcgtttctatgtttgttcagtgtacttatcTTCACAAGATGTAATTTCATAGACCTTTTAATCATACCACATCACAGCCTTTATCTCTAAACCTTCCTAACCCAAGTCTTTCCTTCTACAGGAGCCGCGCTGCAGCCGGAGGAGGGGGTGTGTCTGGACCTGGGGGAACTGCACCAGGTGTTGCTGGATGAGGAGCTGGCCAGGAAGctgcagaaggaggaggagaagctgTTGACTAGGGTAAGGGAGGATCATCCTACTGGCTGTACTGTGTCGGATCACATCCAACTATGTTACTAAATGTCGCTGTCTGATAAAGTCTGCTTTGAAAATTTGAGGTTTTCAGGcaattgattttattttttacacattaaCAAACATAAAATTAGGAAACTTCAGAAGCTATTTTGAATATGTTCTTGGTCCTAGAGTCATGACATGTTCAGAGTAGATTGAGGGGAGTTACTGTAGCAACGCCATGCTGAGTTATCCTCTTGTCATTGCAGAGMCCTCCagccccttcttccctctctcaacATGACTCCTACCCAGAGGGAGACTTCAGAGTTGCGCAAGTGGCTCAGGATGAGGTAAGATACAGGTGTAAAAGGAAATATCATGATTTTGGTATTATCTCCCAACAGAACTGACTGCAAGTGAGGCTATGATTTAGGTCAgaggtcttcaaccttttcttgcccaggcaCCCGCTCCCAGGAAAACCGAAGACCCAGGGACCCCATCATACGTTAACAAAACTAATAATGGCgaggagaagtaatcaacattttaaaatgaatagatctGCTAGACATTTTTTTTCCATTATTTTGATCTGCCCACATTATAAttggaggaagtgtaaactctaacatacaGCAGCCTATTTGCTAGAAAGGTWACTCCAAACACATTTTTGCTTAGAGCAGCTATTTatctggttaaacaaaggttagcaaAAGTTTATGTCCAAGTCAATAAAACTTACCAGCAGCCAGTGGCACTTGTAGCCTGTTCGCGGGTGCTTTTTCAAAGTCTATGTTCGATagatactccagtgagtgtaattggcTCTTATtttgctcaatattaggagttaagaaataaagttgacatcattagaaaTAATATATTCTActcttttctactgtaggtatgtaattcAAAAGTCATTTATTTTTTGCGTCTATATTTTTCGCAGACCCCCTGCgaaaagggctcccgagtggcacggtggtctaaggcactgcatctcagtgctagaggcatcactacagaccctggttcgattccaggctgtatcacaaccagcYgtgattgggagtcccatagggcggcgcacaattgacccagcgtcgtccgggttagggtttggccagggtaggccgtcattgtaaatatgaatttgttcttatctgacttgcctagttaaatcaaataaaacatttttataaaaaagcACCTTTGGGGGCTGTGGACCCCCAGTTGAATACCCCTGatttaaggagaggtatattaCCTTCTTTAACTTGACCTTTTTATCAACCATTCTCAAAATTCATCAGATAAATCATAGGCTCAGCAAAAACCAGCAGACAATGTGTCCCTCAAAGCCTTGGGTTCAGCTAGAGTCCACCTGTCCAATGTGTCCCTCAAAGCCTTGGGTTCAGCTAGAGTCCACCTGTCCAATGTGGTCCTCAAAGCCTTGGTTCAGCTAGAGTCCACCTGTCCAATGTGTCCCTCAAAGCCTTGGGTTCAGCTAGAGTCCACCTGTCCAATGTGTCCCTCAAAGCCTTGGGTTCAGCTAGAGTCCACCTGTCCAATGTGTCCCTCAAAGCCTTGGGTTCAGCTAGAGTCCACCTGTCCAATGTGTCCCTCAAAGCCGGGTTCAGCTAGAGTCCACCTGTCCAATGTGTCCCTCAAAGCCTTGGTTCAGCTAAGAGGCCACCTGTCCAATGTGTCCCTCAAAGCCTTGGGTTCAGCTAGAGTCCACCTGTCCAATGTGTAACAACATGCCTATTGTGTATTGAGCCTTCATGGTCACTGTGTCCTCTGTCAGGAAATCGCCCGCttcatgcagaaacaggaaatacAGTCGAAGCGCCAGTCACGTGACCTTAATGGCCCGGGGTCACGACGTGAACAGCATGACCTGGCTGACCCCCACAACAGGAGAACAGTCAGAGAGAGACCGGTAGCTGCTGCTGGTTTTATGAGCCATTGTCTACATATAATGATAACTATTGACACTATACATTGACTTAACAGTCTTATTTCAAaacaatattataataataataatgtgttctgtgtgtcagaTTCAGCGRGAGAGACTGGACTCCGAGGGCCTTCCATCTCCTACTGAGGAGTGTTCTCCAGACTATCAGGCCCCTAGCCCCACCTCAACACTGTGAGtcaggcttgggcggtatccacaTTTCCATAACTTCAAACCAACCATCCTGCGGTattaacaagtacatgtaaaatcccattgCGGATGCTAGCTAAATGCAAATGAGCGTATGCAAACATTTTATATGGTCTCATAAactatttgcaggacagacatcccagctcataaagttatacaagaaactcaaaaatgctactcacaTTTTTCCtcacgcacaaaacaaatattagaccgcaaggatcttgatccaggaTGGGATTCTCTGCAGTTACCAWGATAAGCTTGATTTTTGTAGGAAGCTAGCCACTTGGATAACTAGTTAGTAAGTTAGCAAATAAAATTCACAGTATTTCGCACATTTTAGACGGTTGTAACACATCTAACTGGAAAATATTTAGTGTTACTAGATCACCTTGTGTCTCATTGTTGTGCRTTTCTAAACATGTGACCGGCTCAGCTATTTTAAGGGGACTAGGCCTactggtaagcttcataatgaaaaataatgtaaaatgaagaacgcaatctgcKTTATCTCGTAAACtagtgcacaagttgactgcaggtatttaaattcaaaataaatactTAAATGTACTAAAAACTTTATTGAAAATCATACCATGAgtatttcaaaataccccagtataccgcccaaccctactgTGCCACTCTAATGTAATGTTTAATGCTGGGAAACCCCCGTCTGGAAATGCCCTCCTTAGCACCTGACTGATCTTATAATTTGCtgctaaaatatttttatttttttaagtcttTGCTAGAGATTTGCTACCTGTTGAATGGACTGCAATCATATGTTTTGTAATAGATTAGGCTATGAAAAGTTCTATATTTTAACCTGCTACTTATATCCTTACAGATCACAACAGCCAATCAGAAACATTGCAGAGGAACTGGACCCAACTTTCAAGACCAAGAGACCAGGCAAGGGGAGCATCAGAGCGGGACAGACCATTTCTGGTAGGAATAACAACGTAACACCTGACCATAACATGTAGCTTCATATAGAGGTGATGTACAGTTATACGACCTTCTCTTGTCTTCTTTATAGGCCCATCCTCCTGTCAGTCTCATCCAATCCCCCACTCTGGCTTACATGACTTCATGGAGGAGCCTACCTTCATCCCGCCCACCAAGAGGCAAAGCACCAAATCAGAACGCGACAAATCCAAAAAGAAGGAGAACTGTAAGCAGCAGTGATGTCACAGTTAGAGATACTGGGCCTGGGTGTACAGGGAACAACCCCTCACCMCCCCATATCCACTTACACCCCCCACACTACTTAACCTGGTCCCAAGAGGACTATCTCCAGATACTTGTATTATTATTTAGTTGTCCCAACTAGCACTTTAACCAGTTAAGAAATACAGTTGgagattttgtttttgtttaaattATTGGTATAGATAAGACAACAATTTGGGTTCGTATAACCTAATATAATTAACAAAGGGAAGAATTATAGTTGACCTGCCAATTATTATCTCTTGTCTTTTGTGTTGATGAGAGAAGGTTAATATCAATCACTATATGTTtgattgttacttttatttgtgttttattatttattattattaaagggatacttcaagaTTTTGGCAGtgaggtcctttatctacttccccagagtcagatgaactcggaTACCGTGTTTGTCCAGTATGGAAGAAGTTGGAGGTAAATTTGTGAGCCAATACTAACTAGCGGTAGCGCAATTACTAggagtctatgggtatctactagcatgctagcagatacccatagacttccagtcattgtgctaacgctagttagcattggctcacaaattTACCTCTAACTTTCATACTGGACACTGAGGCACAAACATGGTAtctgagttcatctgactctggggaagtaaataGAGAGCCTcactgccaaaatcctgaagtatccctttaatgggAGATTTTTGTAACACTCCAATTCAAACGGCTTTAACCATATCTGACAGGGATTGCATCCAATCCCTCCTCTTGTCAATATCTGTTTGAAAAATACCTGAGGAGCTCTCTATCAATACTATGTCATTACTATCATGTCATTCACACCCTGCTAAAGTGACAAGTTTCCCAATTACTGGGAAATAGACTTGTCACTTTATGCTAATACTGTATTTCCCCAGTAAGCCAAGTCTATGGTAGGATATTGACTCATATGTTTAATCCCTGGGATCCCcatgctgtacatactgtactgtagccatCCTACAGCTAACTCTACATCTTTAGTGTATGACAGGAGGACACTGYAAACCCAGTCAACGGAGCATACTGCTGACATGAGTTAACTAAACCTTCTACCAGCAACCTTAACTGGACATTGATTGGTTATGTAAGTTCAACTACTAAAATGCGTCCTCAATGTAGTTTTCCCACCAACTCTCTGCTTCCCATCCTTTTGCAGCACTCCAACTGTCATTCGAGTGCATTCAACAGACAATCATCGCTCCGTACTGTACATTTCTGTTCCTtttatttaaacaacatttttttgCACACATCATACAGTAAGTGCACATTAGACAGGCACTGCTGGGCTTGTAGTTTGCTACAACTGTTATCTTTATTGCATGACTTTTGTTTAAGCACACAATTGTTGTTTACTTATATTTTGTGACCTTTTATTGCCAGTTATTTTGTATGGAACAGTTGATTCAAACGTTCGCATTTATTCTGTATTGATAAATTGTTTTAGTTTTGTGTTTATAGTGTCTTATGAACACAATCTGCTWCATTGTTTAAATTTAATCTTGTACATTACTTTTATATTAACATTATGGTCCAAATATTTTTTGCCTGTTTGAACATGAACATTCTTCATTCTGTTCTTCTATTTAAATAGAAATGTTCATATTACTATTGAGAGACATAtattagatacacacacacacactggcattagTGCTCTCGTAGGTTTCTGAGAAGTTTTTCTGAATAAAATTAACAGCCATGAAACCTCAGCAGTAATAttgtctttttcctctctcttagGGTAActtgcagtgccttcggaaagtattcagaccccttgacttttccctcatcttgttacgttacagccttattctaaaattgattcaataattttttccccgttagcaaactacacacaataccgcataatgacaaagcaaagttattttttagcaaatgtataaaaaaaacataccttatttacataaatattcagcccctttgatgtgagactcgaaattgagctcgggtgcatcctgtttctattgatcatctttGAAATRTTTCTACAACTCAATTGCAGTCCATCgcagtccatctgtggtaaattcaattgattggacatgatttgaaaaggaacacacctgtctatataaggtcccacagttgacagtgcatgtccatgaggtcaaaggaattgtccgtagaactccaagacaggattgtgtcgaggcRCARATCTGGGGAAGGGTACMaaaacatttctgcagcattgaaggtccccaaaaacagtggtctccatctttcttaaatggaagaagtttgKAACCACCAAGASTCTTCCTAGAGCTGGCCRCMcggccaaactgagcaatcaggggagaagggccttggtcaRKgaggtgatcaagaacctgatggtcattcctacagagttcctctgtggagatgggagaaccttccagagggacaaccatcactgcaacactccaccaatcaggcctttatggtagagtggccagacggaagccactcagtaaaaggcacatgacagcccgcttgtggTTTGCCagaatgcacctaaaggactctccgaccataagaaacaagattctctggtccgatgaaaccaaacttgaactctttggcctgaatgccaagcatcacgtctggaggaaacctggcaccatctctatagtggtgacagcatcatgctgtggggatgtttttcagaggcagggactgggagactggtccgaattgagggaaagatgaatggagcaaagaacagagatccttgatgaaaacctgctacagagcgctcaggacctcaaactgggcaAAGGTTcgccttccatcaggacaacaaccctaagcacacagccaagacaacacaggagtggctttgagacaagtctctgaatgtccttgagttgtccAGCCAGAGtcttgacttgaacccgatcgaacatctctggagagacctgaaaatagctgtacagcaatgctccccatccaacctgacagagcttgtgaggatctgtagagaagaatgggagaaatttcccaaatacaggtgtgccaagcttgtagtgtcatacccaagac contains:
- the LOC111966623 gene encoding trichohyalin isoform X1, with amino-acid sequence MTELEIDQSHLPRVQEVCHVFAVLEDGALAQNLQEQEIEQYYTTNIQKNQLVQNDIRIAKRLQDEEEEQRAQHRALSQASRQLEEQDSKYARMIQEEIQRCADEEAQRREQEDEEMAKHIQEEEELRVRQRSSGQESLRDDCTSVRGSPSSCPRQPALNTSPSQGEGLHHQPATSRWQCSTSNTQPQSHSTAEPLYETHRSAGQNNRTQSSHNGHSNPPRLIRNYLQCPPPDYLSDEGSEDTDTVFXEHLPPSRPCRLEKWLNTAPSGRQASVYQPPERSYRSLGSPISSREERSRLWERGSGTREERHRGSCQDRDRGVKEKRAKIWDKNPRAKHDWGYDRDPRSEGRGWRYISSTNDSARGLQDRDRDRVRRRCTYRETSDNKQVRFQDDASRHCSSYHDDSRRAVNVWELIAHDLRERGVAVRQSFHGGSRSRGVRDGQVHNAENAVAHIDSQHQQRAFLRAVPTRRSYHGDVGERKRASQREGYSNQGHGGEGERILENLTIVEGSGTEVNVEHSRGRGGRRSSGDPRNRVSSGGDQEREGRDDRHHHSERRVRSASDRQHGHKQEEQNSSEEEEERPLRRVHHLSQSFCSRGASIRARSRHTSRAGAALQPEEGVCLDLGELHQVLLDEELARKLQKEEEKLLTRXPPAPSSLSQHDSYPEGDFRVAQVAQDEEIARFMQKQEIQSKRQSRDLNGPGSRREQHDLADPHNRRTVRERPIQRERLDSEGLPSPTEECSPDYQAPSPTSTLSQQPIRNIAEELDPTFKTKRPGKGSIRAGQTISGPSSCQSHPIPHSGLHDFMEEPTFIPPTKRQSTKSERDKSKKKENCKQQ
- the LOC111966623 gene encoding coiled-coil domain-containing protein 50 isoform X3; protein product: MTELEIDQSHLPRVQEVCHVFAVLEDGALAQNLQEQEIEQYYTTNIQKNQLVQNDIRIAKRLQDEEEEQRAQHRALSQASRQLEEQDSKYARMIQEEIQRCADEEAQRREQEDEEMAKHIQEEEELRVRQRSSGQESLRDGAALQPEEGVCLDLGELHQVLLDEELARKLQKEEEKLLTRXPPAPSSLSQHDSYPEGDFRVAQVAQDEEIARFMQKQEIQSKRQSRDLNGPGSRREQHDLADPHNRRTVRERPIQRERLDSEGLPSPTEECSPDYQAPSPTSTLSQQPIRNIAEELDPTFKTKRPGKGSIRAGQTISGPSSCQSHPIPHSGLHDFMEEPTFIPPTKRQSTKSERDKSKKKENCKQQ
- the LOC111966623 gene encoding trichohyalin isoform X2; the encoded protein is MTELEIDQSHLPRVQEVCHVFAVLEDGALAQNLQEQEIEQYYTTNIQKNQLVQNDIRIAKRLQDEEEEQRAQHRALSQASRQLEEQDSKYARMIQEEIQRCADEEAQRREQEDEEMAKHIQEEEELRVRQRSSGQESLRDDCTSVRGSPSSCPRQPALNTSPSQGEGLHHQPATSRWQCSTSNTQPQSHSTAEPLYETHRSAGQNNRTQSSHNGHSNPPRLIRNYLQCPPPDYLSDEGSEDTDTVFXEHLPPSRPCRLEKWLNTAPSGRQASVYQPPERSYRSLGSPISSREERSRLWERGSGTREERHRGSCQDRDRGVKEKRAKIWDKNPRAKHDWGYDRDPRSEGRGWRYISSTNDSARGLQDRDRDRVRRRCTYRETSDNKQVRFQDDASRHCSSYHDDSRRAVNVWELIAHDLRERGVAVRQSFHGGSRSRGVRDGQVHNAENAVAHIDSQHQQRAFLRAVPTRRSYHGDVGERKRASQREGYSNQGHGGEGERILENLTIVEGSGTEVNVEHSRGRGGRRSSGDPRNRVSSGGDQEREGRDDRHHHSERRVRSASDRQHGHKQEEQNSSEEEEERPLRRVHHLSQSFCSRGASIRARSRHTSRAGAALQPEEGVCLDLGELHQVLLDEELARKLQKEEEKLLTRXPPAPSSLSQHDSYPEGDFRVAQVAQDEITTANQKHCRGTGPNFQDQETRQGEHQSGTDHFWPILLSVSSNPPLWLT